Proteins encoded together in one Astatotilapia calliptera chromosome 7, fAstCal1.2, whole genome shotgun sequence window:
- the LOC113027354 gene encoding ATP-dependent RNA helicase DDX54-like, translated as MSYQNADIPAETPCIYRDFQPQGVFSEVVGGKRRGQQENGEERPKTKKKRQSGKDEEYYIPYRPKDFDSERGLSLGGEGSAFEQQASSAVLDLMGDEGDRLNQQKKMMKWDRKRKRFVRETGKEDQKKKIKTDSGQVISNKKNRKNFYEEWKKKYKIDDTGSGSDGETGGGGRKPARGRGRGRRGPNVQSSGDHKARSELKTKDQIMKQRKKKQKHQFLQGGGMRKLRSKNKKWLGEVKKSGFGRGGHKKGKLRKKL; from the exons ATGTCTTATCAAAATG CCGAtatacccgccgaaacgccgtgcatttatcgagactttcaaccccag GGGGTGTTTTCAGAGGTGGTAGGTGGTAAAAGAAGAGGTCAGCAGGAAAATGGCGAAGAGCGACCAAAGACCAAGAAAAAGAGGCAGTCAGGCAAAGATGAAGAGTATTATATCCCTTACAGACCTAAAGACTTTGACTCTGAGAGAGG GTTGAGTCTCGGTGGAGAGGGCAGTGCTTTTGAACAGCAGGCCTCTTCAGCTGTCCTTGATCTCATGGGAGATGAAGGCGATCGCCTTAaccagcagaagaaaatgatgaaaTG GGACCGTAAGAGGAAGCGTTTTGTGAGAGAAACGggaaaagaagaccagaagaagaagatcaaAACAGACAGCGGTCAGGTTATCAGTAACAAGAAGAACAGGAAGAACTT TTATGAGGAGTGGAAGAAAAAATACAAGATTGATGATACAGGATCTGGATCAGATGGAGAAACAGGCGGAGGAGGCAGGAAGCCAGCAAGAG GTCGTGGCCGTGGCCGACGAGGTCCAAACGTACAGAGCTCCGGTGACCACAAAGCACGCTCGGAGCTGAAAACAAAGGATCAGATCATGAAGCAGCGcaagaaaaagcagaagcacCAGTTCCTGCAGGGCGGGGGGATGAGGAAGCTCCGCTCCAAGAACAAAAAGTGGCTCGGAGAAGTTAAAAAGTCAGGTTTTGGAAGGGGTGGCCATAAGAAAGGCAAGCTGAGGAAGAAACTGTGA
- the gdnfa gene encoding glial cell line-derived neurotrophic factor: MKLWDVLAMCLLLLSSVATRPLYQNTQPAKRTYFPSSYSDSVPLPSLEDEAPSFEREDHRLQEISKENQYDIGGPYPDQFDDVMDFIEATIGRLRRSSETSGGSRGKKEQRKRGAANTGGAREEGRGHGDRRRNRGRGGSRNGKRGRGEKGKEKESISVQTRGCLLKEVHLNVTDLGLGYQTKEELIFRYCSGPCIEAETNYDKILNNLTHNKKLDKDTPSRTCCRPIAFDDDLSFLDDNVVYHTLKKHSARKCGCV, encoded by the exons ATGAAGTTATGGGATGTTTTGGCCATGTGTTTGTTGCTCCTGAGCTCTGTTGCTACAAGGCCTCTCTACCAAAACACTCAGCCAGCCAAGAGGACTTATTTCCCCAGCAGCTATAGTGATTCTGTGCCCTTGCCTTCTTTGGAGGACGAAGCGCCATCGTTTGAGCGTGAAGACCACCGACTGCAGGAGATCTCAAAGGAGAATCAGT ATGACATTGGAGGTCCCTATCCAGATCAGTTTGATGACGTAATGGATTTTATTGAGGCTACCATTGGCAGACTGCGGAGATCTTCGGAAACCAGCGGCGGTTCCAGGGGAAAGAaggagcagagaaagagaggagcgGCAAACACAGGAGGCGCgagagaggaggggagaggaCACGGTGACAGGAGGCGTAATAGGGGCCGAGGGGGGAGTAGAAATGGCAAAAGAGGACGAGGTGAGAAAGGGAAGGAGAAAGAGAGTATATCTGTGCAGACGCGGGGGTGCTTGCTAAAGGAAGTCCACCTCAATGTGACGGATTTGGGGCTGGGCTACCAGACTAAAGAGGAGCTGATCTTCCGGTACTGTAGCGGCCCCTGTATTGAGGCAGAGACCAACTACGACAAGATCCTGAACAACCTCACGCACAACAAAAAGCTGGACAAGGATACACCCTCTCGCACCTGCTGCCGGCCGATCGCGTTTGACGACGACCTGTCTTTTCTGGACGACAATGTGGTGTATCACACGCTGAAGAAGCATTCTGCCCGGAAGTGTGGGTGTGTTTAA